tTATAGATTAGAGGAATAAATTCTGAtacctctcaaatttattcaaatatatttactatcaaattaaatttatgagtgcacgaaataatattatttttaaaagtcaTATAAACAATGAtacaaaattcaaataaaataagaattatataaaaataatcaaataaatcaaatgaaaatctaaacacaaaaaaaaataatcagaCCCATCTTTTAATTTAGCCGAACAAATCAATTTAAACAGCCTAAAAGCCATtttcaacataaaccctaattaaataaaataaaaagaaatcatCAATGTTGCTTCCACTCATCATCTTGTCGCCAACATTCTCTGCAGCCAAAAAGACAATATCAAACAATTGCAAATTGATTACTAGAAAACAATATAATGCAAAAACAATAAACCATAGTAAGAAACACATAAGCACATAGATAAGTTTCTCTTAAAATGACTCTGATTTCTCATGGTAGCAAGCAAAAAGTCAGAAGAAGGCCAATAATTTCAGTCTCTTTATAACCGTGAAGAAGCCATCATCTCACTTTCTTGTAGTGACGCCATGATTTTCtctaaaaaaactcatttatttCTATTAATAAGAATAAACTAAAGAGTCGAAATCAACTCGCAGTTAAATATATCATTGAAAAAGATAGTTTTCATTATACAAAAtatatttacaaaaaatattCTCTACCAATCTAAACACGTCATCCCAAgcgacaaaaagaaaaaattgctacctaaaaagaaatcaaaattgATGTCTTCCCCTACTCAAAGATAAAAGAGGAAAAAACAATGAATTTCAAGTGGAAAAAAACAAGTCACAAATTCTTTTCCAATGTTATCGAGCGGCCCAAAAAACATTTTTTCAAACCCTTTTAAAGTTGTTTCTCTAAATCCTATCCGCTAATCTCTTaagtgtttttatttatttacatacACATATATGTCTATTTATTTACATACACATATATAATGGAgtgtataaaatattataaaaaataatatatatataaattaaactataaaatcttttattaattaagaatacttataaaagaaaactataataaatattggtattacaaaattataattttgatcattgcctaaatttataaaataaattatactattTGGAAATCAGCAATGTTCTATGtcaatctatatatatatatatacacacacataaACTTATATAGCAGAATTGTATTACATAATAGCATATAGAAAAGgagaagtaaaaaaaaaagctattgtttggtcaatttttttttaaatctttaattcaatttgtatcaaaataatattttatattattatattatttataaataataataatttttaaaaattattaaaattaacatataaaattatataataaaatattaatttaatataaattaaatcataaatattaaaataaaaaataattgaaatcacataatattttttatattttttattttaattaataattatattttatttattatttcaatatttttaaaaaattactgacATTCATtgtcaaaatattattttaatataaattaatcatacattttaaaatgaaaattgtgAAATCACATTattgtttttataaaaactgttaaaattgaattgatataaaaaaacaaaggttgataaataaaaaaagccgACAGTTTCCACTTGAAACTGAACCGGCCCAGATTACAGGTCAACTCTAGCTCCAAATCACTGATGTAGCTCTCGCTGGCAGATTTGTAGGAGATAGAGGGGGAATAATACGATGCCATTTGTGAAACTTCCGAAAAATTGCCTCGTTATTTCCTGCTCACAGGTCCACCTAGTTTTTCCTATGGTCTCACAGAACAAGTAATTTCCGTAGCCAATGTAGGATCATGGGGCTAACGTGGAGGATAATGATTGGGAACGGTGTTAGTATCCCACCGCAGTTGATTGCTCACCCCCTCGTCTATTTCATcgtgctctctctctctctctctctcccttcaGTCCGAGCTCTGAAAAAGTATTTACTTCTAGAAGAGCCGCATCCCTAGGTCTCCGTTTGCTGTCCACACGCCCCTCACTCTCTCTCTAAAATCATCAAATCGTATAGAGCTGGCCATGAATTGTTTTTAGCTTTGTTATCTCTGTATCATCTCTGTCTCTCTCAGCTTCATCCTTATCTGTAAATTTTTGTGCTTTTTTATGTGAACTTCGTCATGCATAAAACAGCTTCAGCCTCAGCCTCAGCCTCTGCGCTCCTCAGAGCGTCTAGGGCTAGACTTTCTTCGTCTCTCTCTTCCTCCGTTACTAGACCCTCTGCTCTCGCTTCTCCAACTCCCGAGGTCTCTCCTTCTTCTCTCGCCAATACAACTCAACACCGATCTCTCAGTTTCTCTGCTGCAGTTCGATCCTTCGGGTGCTCCGTACCTCGCTGGAGCCACAGAGTTCATTGGCAGTCTCCGGTTAGTCTCCGGCCTCAGATCAGAGCCGTTGCTCCTGTGATTGAGCGATTCCAGCGAAAGATCGCCACTATGGGTACAGTAATAGTGATTTCCAATAAATTTGGAGCGACTGATTTTGTTTGTTTTGCGTTTTTGAGCTTGATATGCTGTCTTTGGAATCTAGAACTGCTATTTTTTATCGATATTTTGGGAGTCCATTTCAGCTCGCGCTAATGATCGCAGAATTTAGTTTGGGCAGACAAATtcagtaaaaaagaaaaataaaaaaaaatcgctGCCTTTTGTGTTTGGCAAATGGAAAATGAATATATTCTCTTCAATCAAGCTGGGTAGTTGAATTTGATCAGTCaaaggttttaaatttctgCAGTTTCATCTTGCTTTAAATTCCTGATatgaaaaaaagttaatttatttaCCATCTATCATGAATTGATTGtgactttaatttatttatcatctATCATGAATTGATTGTGACTTTTCACCACATTAATGGCAATTTTTGGAATTTTATTTGGGCGTTTTGTAAACCTCATGCCGTTTTCAATCATATCTACCGATGCTTCTGAGAATAACTATTTTTTAGAGTTCATCCAAAAAAGTAAACGTTTTAGTGTAAAGCGTCACTTGTGTCCCAAATGCTAGCGAAATTTCTTGCTGTTTCATTACTATAAGAGTAAACAAGAGTTTTAATTCTAGTAAGCTAGTTGTTcacttttcatttgttttattatatatatattttttcagctGCTGAACATCCATTCAAGGGAATCTTTACAACTCTCCCCAAGCCGGGTGGTGGTGAGTTTGGGAAGTTCTATAGTCTGCCTGCTCTAAATGATCCAAGGATTGGTAAGTTTCTAAAACATTTTGCTGAAAATTTTGTTACATATGCTTCATGTATTTAGCCCTTGTTCTCCATATCAGTTCTCATCACAGCAGACGTATTATGGACTTGTTGTGATAACTACATACTTATTAACTTCAGTTAGTTCTTAGGACATGTTCGGCAATATTAGCTGTTCTAATAGTGGTTAGCTTTTCATGATCCACTCCTTCAACCTCTAAATACCAATATCTTGAATAAAACACTAAAGACTATCTTAAAGCTCTTGCCGAACAGGGCCTCAGTCtaagtttataaataattaagtttaCAGGAATGTTGTCCATATCTTGTGAAGTTCGCtagttaataattaatttgaacATGTTAAATTAGATAATTTAGTCATCAAAACAACACTGTCATCTAGTATTAGTAACAAGTTTTGTCTGTTGAGTATAACAGCAGTGACTTGTGCTTTCTCGTGTCCATGACAGATAAGCTGCCTTATTCCATCAGAATCCTCCTTGAATCTGCCATTCGTAACTGTGACAACTTCCAAGTCACAAAAGAAGATGTTGAGAAGATCATTGATTGGGAAAATACATCACCAAAGCTTGTGGAAATTCCCTTCAAGCCTGCCCGGGTTCTCTTGCAGGTATGTCATAACCAGGTAATTACTATTATTGTGATAAGAATTTCTTCATCTGTCTATTTGTGTCTTCTGTCACCAGGATTTTACTGGAGTACCTGCTGTTGTTGACCTTGCTTCTATGCGTGATGCCATGAGCAACCTTGGTGGTGATTCCAACAAGATCAACCCTTTGGTGAGTAATTGTATCATCATTGAATTCAGGATATAAGTACTAGGAAATTTTCACTCAGTTTTTGCTTTTGAAACTGGTGTTGGAGCTCTTACCtattcaaattaatttggtAACTTCAATTGTAAAAAGTGTATGCTCATTGATCATAAAAGGCCGAATGGCCAAAAATTCCAAACCTACCTACTTTTTCAATTTTAGCCATTCTTTTAATTAGTATTTGAAACTTTGACACTTGTTTCAATTTTAGCAATCAATTTAGTTGGCTGCAATTGCGGTTGACTAATTTACGAAAAAAAAAGTTTGCCACATAAGGATAGCAAATTAGCAGACAACAAAGCCCACATCAATTTCAGACATTCCTTTTATATTTGCAATTTGTATTGTAGGTTTTTAACATTTGTATTGATTTAGCtatcaaattttaattgataaaaatgattagttatcaaatcaaataaaatatcactatttcaattatttaaaatcttcttttctttctcttatcTTTCACAATTACAAAATTGCTTAGAATTTAAGCCTAGTATATATAAAATCTAGCAATTCAAGTAAAAGAATGGCCAATATGAATGTGACCGAAAGCATCTGAATTGTAACTTGGAAAAGCTACATGCGTTTGTGGTAGAAGCATGGAAAGAGAGGGAGGGAGATGGAGCTGTATggaactgaaataatatttcattcaattttaaaaatatatttattatttgtcAATATGAGtgtagtttttaaaattaatataaatgtaGAAAGGTTTTTGTTATAACTAAAACAATTAGCTAAAATTGATAACGATGAGCAATGTTTTTTGAATTCTTTGTTCAAATTGACCATATTAAGTTGATTGTTGAAATTGATACAAGTATGTCAGAGTTTTAGGACTAATTGGTGAAATAAGATCGgctaaaagaaaaggaaaagcatGCAGAATAACAAAAGTTTTTGGTATTTTTGTCATTTGGCCAtcttaaaattgttgataactaacaTCTTGTAATATATTCTAACAAGAATACATGGATTGCTGTTCTTCTGCCACTGTTGATTGATAATGTTCTGTGTTTAACGGTGCCATTGGAGTTGTTATCCTAATGCACTTGCTTCTGgatttgaatttatttgatttatgtTATTCTAATACATGAATTATCATCCAATAACCACCCTTTCCTTGGGAggagttaaaaaaaaatgctaTGGTGGTCCCGTTGTTTTATTTCATCAGTGATTTACAATCccaaagttttttatttttcaaataaaacaaagaatataattttttttggtaCTCTTTTGTAACATAATCTTTTATAACATAAATAGCGTTAAAAGTCTTCATAAATAGTGACTCTTCCCCGGAAGCTTCTAGCCAGTCCGGTCTGACTATTTATTATAGATAGATAGGGGTCAAGCAAATACTGGAACAGTGGGCAAAGCAGCCCTTTCTTCAACCGAAATAGTGGTCGGAAAACATTCTTTGAGTAGGAGAACATTCTGACTTGAAAGAAAGTCAAAGCTAGGCTTTGTTGTCTCATCTTCATCCTTTTGATTGATAATTCTCTATGTGTTTGTCAATGCATTGGAGTGGTTATCCAATGCATTTGCTGTTGCTTATGgatgtgaaatatttatttatttcatgttACAGTCCCTCCTCCCCTCTCCcactttaaatatatataagctTTTTGACTGTCATATTGCAGGTTCCTGTAGATTTGGTTATTGATCATTCAGTTCAAGTTGATGTGGCACGTTCAGAAAATGCTGTGCAGGCAAATATGGAGCTTGAATTTCAAAGGAACAAGGAGAGATTTGCTTTTCTCAAATGGGGATCAAATGCTTTCCATAATATGCTTGTTGTTCCTCCAGGTTCTGGTATCGTGCATCAGGTATGTTTGAAATGGGAATGCTGCAATATTATCAGTTTTCTATCATTTACATTTAAGTAAATGCTCATTATCCGTTGGTTTGTTGGTGAATTGTACTTGTAAATTTTCAGTTTTCATTAGCAGTCTTtagttttcaatttttcatgGATTTGGCTTGGCATGATTTAACATATTTTGAATTTTAGGTGAATCTTGAATACCTTGGAAGGGTTGTTTTCAACGCTGATGGCATTCTCTACCCTGATAGTGTGGTTGGAACTGATTCTCATACAACCATGATCGATGGGTTAGGAGTTGCTGGTTGGGGAGTCGGAGGTATTGAAGCAGAAGCTGCAATGCTTGGCCAGGTAACTAATGTGAATAGTCCATGGAATAATGGAATACTTTTTCTCTTCCGTCCATTACCATGATTCAAATTGGCTGAGCAAAAAGTGAGGACTCATTTTTATATCGTGCTTCGTTAGAATGATAGGGATGTGAAATGCCTATAGTTTATGTTGTTCAAGTGCACATTCTAATTAACTCATACAACAGCGTGTTGCAACGGGTTAGTAATATTTATATGCATGTACATTCTCAAATACATTTTCCTCTCAACAACACCAAATTCTTAATCCCAAACTAGTTATGATCAATTATATGGATTATTTTTTGCTATTCACTGCTGTTTGAGACAATTCCTGTAGTTATTAAAGGGTGTTCCCAAGCGTAAGGCACTATAGGTGAGGTACCCAACGCCTTCGCACTCGAACGGTGGGCTTCTTATGCCATGCGCACGAAGTCGTGCTTGTGCATGTTAGGCCTAGTCTATCCTAAATAAGCAAGGGGAAAAAACCCTTTCTCATTTGTACCACCTTCAGAAGAAGCCCATGCATCATAGACTAACTACTTGAGAAGCAAAGGAGAAAAAGAGGTAAAAGTCTAAGATGGTAAATGTGGCCGGGTATTATTGGAGTGGCTAAAGTGATTAAAACTAGTAATGGTTAATGTGTTGCTGGTGGTGATTAACATGGATTAATGTGGACTAATGATTAATGGgcctaaatttaatttataaagtttttaaGTGCCCTTTTGCATTTGCATCCCTCCCACCCCTTTTTAAATAATCCAATTTTATATACGTTAAACATAAGTACGATATGGTTAGTcttaatgagcttataaattaacttaaattattttaagtttaATAAGTTGTTAAATTAAATgtggaaataaaattataatgtaaaataaaattaaaattatcattgTTATATTGTGTTTATTTGAATGCaatgataatttaaaaactaTCTCAATTGCATACTTTTAGTCTTTCCTTGTAATCCTCATACAATTTCTAATAAatcaatgaattttaatttaacaatattagattttctttttctaatttcttATGAAGAtagattattttttcaaaagaatcaaaagaaaaatgtaTTTCTTAGGATAGATTACTCTTTAGTTCCCGAGATATGTCAAAAGTAATACGTCTCCCCTTGTTTTTAAAAGTCAATGTTTTAGTctctgttaaatttgggccaggcctaactcaccacaaaagctagctcaagggtgAGGAGTGCCTAtaacccatataaggggcacattacccctttccacaaccgatgtgggattcaacacaccccctcacgctcagaatttttactggtgcgtggcacatttatggggcgcccaacatcggatggggaggctctgataccatgttaaatttgggccaggcctaactcaccccaaaagctagctcaaggggggaggagtgcctataacccatataaggggcacattacccctttccacaaccgatgtgggattcaacagtctctatattttaattttgtcatACTAAGGCTATGAAGCATTTTAGCAAGCACTTCCAAGTTCCAATTGCATTTCAAAACCCTTTTTATTTCTCCACCTTTATCTTTCTCTACCCAAAACCTTAGGGATCCATTTGAGCTCATTGAACAGAAACTCTATACCCATGTATCTGTTGAACCTGGTCTTCTCAGTTCACTCAAACTTGTTGCTTACTTCActgaatattaaaattttgttcTACTGATAGGTTTAGGCATTAAAGCATTAAAGCTGATAAAAATTTTgttctatatgatgatatgagaGCCAAGGCAAGAGTAGAGAGTCTAGAgaccatatttttttatttcaactgAGAGAGAAATAGGGTCATTGATTAGAAGTGTTGTGGTGGTATGGATTTTGTTTAATCGTAGAAAGTTCAAAACTGCTTGGGTTTTGATTCAAGATTTTAACAGGTCTTTAATGAACATCTTGGCAGGGCATGCATGTTATGATTGATCAGTGAGATTGACTTGTTTCAAGGAGAAGAATGACCTAAGGCTTTAGTTTAAGGGATTAAAGGGTTGAGGGTATGGGTTTATTAATGGCACTTTTGGAAACAAAGATAGACTCTTATCTTTGACCAACTTTAAAATGTTGACTtaacaaatttatttaatttgagttTGTGGCCTGTTAAGTTTCTGTTCTGAAAATAATGGGCAAACcataagaattaatttaatttataaatttgagaGTCAAAATCTAAAGTATATAATATGTCCATTTATGTATTAgatgtttaattttaaagaaattactTGTAGTAATACCAGAGGTCAAATTGTTTTGAACTGGAACCATTTTGGTTAGAACTTTTCCAAACCATGCTGCTGGTTGAATTGATTTTGGCCCATGACTAGGTCTACCTTAAGCCTTTAATAACTATGTGAATTCCGCATCAACGGtaaaaaattgtgaatctttTCATACTATTGTCCTCGTCATTTTAGGTCTCCCTTTACTCTTCTCACACTTTCCACCACTAATTATATTTCCATATTCAATGCTCTGTGTTGGATGATACCAAACCAAATAAATAGATccttatttgttttattttcaatGTGTGTTACATGTACTCTTGGCTGATATTATCATTCCTAATATTATCTATAATAATAAAGCCAGACATCTATCTTATAATTCACATTCCTGCTCAACTTTGCAGATGTTTAGCATTTGCTCGCATAAAACATAATTGGCCCAATCGTAGTTTTATGAAATTTGCCTTTTACTTCAGGGATTCTATATAGTCACTAACATCATATGGGGATTTTTATGCTTCTTTGTCCGCATATATATGGCACCATATTTAAGGATCTTTTTATGCTTTTTTGTCTTGTATTATTCTCTTATATCTATACTTCTATGGTTTAGTCACTGACTCCAATATAGTCTTTGTGCTTTAGTATTGGTTTCTAATTTGGCTAATGTTTGATATTGACAGCCCATGAGCATGGTGTTACCTGGTGTTGTTGGGTTCAAGTTATCTGGAAAATTACGCAATGGTGTAACAGCTACTGACTTGGTTTTGACTGTGACACAAATGCTGAGGAAGCATGGTGTTGTTGGCAAATTTGTTGAGTTTTATGGTAATTCTATTCTTTTGTCATTAATCGAATTATCTGTTAATCTGTATGCTAAAGGTTTTCTTGTCTGTATGTCCTTGCAGGGGATGGTATGGGTGAGCTATCATTGGCTGATAGGGCCACTATAGCTAACATGTCTCCTGAGTATGGTGCAACCATGGGATTCTTCCCTGTGGATCATGTTActttacaatatttaaaattgacTGGAAGAAGTGATGAAACTGTGAGTATCTCACATTTTTTTAATGTGTTTCttgcaattttgaattttaaattgagGTGGCATTTTTCTTAGGTGGCAAGGATAGAAGCATATCTTCGTGCTAATAAGATGTTTGTTGACTATAATGAGGTAATGTAATTTCTACTTTTTTCTGTCTTCTGTTATCACTCTTGATTCTAGAAATATTCAATGCAGGCTGCAATATTGGTCGCATTTTTCTATTGAACTTATTCCTCTTCTAATAATTACAGCCCCAACAAGAAAGAGTGTACTCATCTTATCTGCAATTGAACCTTGATGATGTTGAACCATGTATTTCTGGACCAAAGAGGTGCGTAGTATACTTTTCACTTGCTTAATTGCATTCATCAATAATGTCTGATGTTCtggttctctttttcttcttcgatATCAAATGtgaattttcaatattttttttgctGCAAATAGATTTCTAACCCTAGTCTTTGCAGACCTCATGATCGTGTTCCTTTGAGAGAAATGAAGGATGACTGGCATTCTTGTCTTGACAACCAAGTTGGATTCAAGGTTAGttgtaaattattttcttgcactgttgaaaatctattaaataatttgaccCTGGATAAATTTAGTCAAAATTATCTGCcttttttttctccatttttttaattaactgaTATGCGGCTTAGGCTGGTTGTATGACAAATGAGTGTGAATTATGAAATTGTTATGCAAATTTTTCACATGCACAATTTGCTGCATTGTTTTCAAGTTCAACTGGGATATAATATTGAATTTTAATGTGAATAACAGGATTCTGAGTTTCTGACCTACCTGGAATAAAGCAT
This genomic interval from Manihot esculenta cultivar AM560-2 chromosome 12, M.esculenta_v8, whole genome shotgun sequence contains the following:
- the LOC110627474 gene encoding aconitate hydratase, cytoplasmic; the protein is MHKTASASASASALLRASRARLSSSLSSSVTRPSALASPTPEVSPSSLANTTQHRSLSFSAAVRSFGCSVPRWSHRVHWQSPVSLRPQIRAVAPVIERFQRKIATMAAEHPFKGIFTTLPKPGGGEFGKFYSLPALNDPRIDKLPYSIRILLESAIRNCDNFQVTKEDVEKIIDWENTSPKLVEIPFKPARVLLQDFTGVPAVVDLASMRDAMSNLGGDSNKINPLVPVDLVIDHSVQVDVARSENAVQANMELEFQRNKERFAFLKWGSNAFHNMLVVPPGSGIVHQVNLEYLGRVVFNADGILYPDSVVGTDSHTTMIDGLGVAGWGVGGIEAEAAMLGQPMSMVLPGVVGFKLSGKLRNGVTATDLVLTVTQMLRKHGVVGKFVEFYGDGMGELSLADRATIANMSPEYGATMGFFPVDHVTLQYLKLTGRSDETVARIEAYLRANKMFVDYNEPQQERVYSSYLQLNLDDVEPCISGPKRPHDRVPLREMKDDWHSCLDNQVGFKGFAVPKEAQDKVAKFSFHGQPAELKHGSVVIAAITSCTNTSNPSVMLGAGLVAKKACELGLQVKPWIKTSLAPGSGVVTKYLQCSGLQKYLDQLGFNIVGYGCTTCIGNSGELDETVASAISENDIIASAVLSGNRNFEGRVHALTRANYLASPPLVVAYALAGTVDIDFDKEPIGIGKDGKNIYFKDIWPTTEEIAEVVQSSVLPEMFKSTYEAITKGNPMWNQLTVPATTSYSWDPNSTYIHEPPYFKNMTLNPPGAHGVKDAYCLLNFGDSITTDHISPAGSIHKDSPAAKFLLERGVDRRDFNSYGSRRGNDQVMARGTFANIRLVNKLLNGEVGPKTVHIPTGEKLYVFDAATRYKTAGHDTIILAGAEYGSGSSRDWAAKGPMLLGVKAVIAKSFERIHRSNLVGMGIIPLCFKPGQDADTLGLTGHERYTIDLPSNISDIRPGQDVTVTTDNGKSFKCTVRFDTEVELAYFNHGGILPYVIRNLMKQ